The nucleotide sequence GAACGCCGACGGGACCGCGGTCTCGGACGGGCGGACCGTGCTGGCGCGGCTGGTCGCCCAGGTCACGCGCCCGGTGCGTTGGGACCTGTGTCTGAGCACGCTGGCCACCCTGCAGATCGGGGCGGCGATCGAACTGGCGCCGGCCGGCACGCTCACCGGAATCGCCAAGCGAGAGCTAAGCGGCGTCGAGTTGCTGGCCGTCAAGACGCCCGCCGACCTCGTCAAGGCGCAGGAGCTGCTCGACGAACACGGCGCGGCCGCCCCGGTCACCGGCGGTGCGTTGTGACAAGCCCGAGCAAGGGGATCTTCACTCGGGTGCAGGGACTGGACGAAGGTGAGACCGTGGTGGGTGGCGGCCGCATCGGCACCATCCGCACCGATCGGGACGAGATCGCTGTGGTCGCACCGGCCTCCGGCGTGCTCGTCGAGTGGCTCAAGCACGACGGGGACATCGTCGGCGCCGGCCTACCGGTGGCGCGTCTCTCGACCGGAACGGAGGGCTGACCCCATGCCCATCACCACTCCTGCTGGACCCGCCGGTGCGCGCATCGTGTCCCTGGGCCATTACCAACCGGACTACGTGGTCACCAATCACGACCTCATCGCCCGCGGTGTGGAAACCGACGACGAGTGGATCAAGTCACGCGTCGGGATCGCCGAGCGTCGCTTCGCCCAGCACGAAAGCCTGCTCGACATGGCCGAGGCCGCCTCGAGCAAGGCGATCGCCAACTCCGGAATCCCCGCCAGCGACATCGACCTGGTCATCCTGGCCACCTGCACCCAGCTGTTCGCGGTACCCAACGGCTCGGCCGAGCTGGCCCATCGTCTTGGCATCACCTCGCCGGGGGCCTACGACCTGAACGCGGCCTGCGCCGGTTTCGCCTACGCCGTGGCGGCCGCCAGCAGCGCGATCATGACGGGCCAGGCCCGCAACGTCCTCGTCGTCGGTGCGGAGAAACTGTCGGACTGGCTGGACTTCACCGACCGCACGACCTGCATCATCTTCGCCGACGGCGCCGGTGCCGCCGTGATCACCGCCAGCGACGAGATCGGCATCGGCCCGGTGGTGTGGGGCTCGGACGGTGCCAACGCCACCGCCATCTCGACCCGTCCCGAAACGCATGCGCTCATCCAGGACGGCCAGACGGTCTACCGGTGGGCTACGTCCACCGTCGGCGGGGTCGCCTTGGAGGCCTGCGAACGCGCCGGGGTCAGGCCGGACGAGCTGGCCGCCTTCGTGCCGCATCAAGCCAATCTGCGGATCATCGACATGGTGGCCAAGAAGCTCGGCGCCACCAACGCCGCCATCGCCCGGGACATCGTCACCTCCGGCAACACGTCCTCGGCCTCGATCCCGATCGCCTGGTCGAAGATGCTGGAACGCGGCGAGATCCCGTCCGGCCGCCCTGTTCTCATCGTCGGGTTCGGGGCCGGGCTCACCTACGCCGGGCAGGTCGTGCTCTCGCCCTGAGTCCGTTCGCTTCCTCGCGGCGCGCCGGTCGAGGAGTCCGCTGGTGAGACGGTGACCCGGCAAGGAAGAATCGCACCACGTCCGATCCGACCCGGATCGGAACGCACATCACGGACCTGCGAGTCCGAGCAGAGAGGTAGACAGCTGTGGCATCAAACGAGGAGATCCTGGCCGGCATGGCCGAGATCCTGAACGAGGTGGCCGATGTGGCGCCCGAGGACGTGACGGTGGAGAAGTCGTTCACCGACGACCTGGACGTCGACTCGCTGTCCATGGTCGAGGTGGCCATGGCCGCCGAGGAGAAGTTCGGCGTCAAGATCCCCGACGAGGAACTGCCGAAGCTCAAGACCGTCGGCGACGCCGTGTCCTACATCCAGGCCAACCCGGCCTGACCGGAACCTGAGGTCCACCGCACGACAGACGATCGACCCCGAGCGAAGAGGAAGCAGACATGACCGAGAACCAGACGAACACCAACGACCCGGTGGTGGTGACGGGGCTCGGAGTGACCACTCCGCTCGGGGGCGACGTTGCGACTTTCTGGGCGAACCTGCTCGCCGGCAAGTCTGGAATCACCGCGCTGACCGAGGACTGGGCCGAGCCGCTCGCGGTCCGGATCGGCGGTCGTATGGCGGTCGACCCAGCGACCGTCCTTCCCCGGGTGCAGGCCCGCCGGATGGACCGCTCGGAACAGGCGGCCCTCGTCGCCGCCGCACAGGCCTGGGAGGATGCCGGTTTCAAGGGCACCTCTGAGGAGAACGACATCGATCCGTCCCGGGTGGCCGTCGTCATCGGCACCGGCATCGGTGGCGTGACCAGCCTGATGGAGCAGCACGACATCATTCTGGCCAAGGGACCGTCCCGGGTGTCTCCGCTGATGATCCCGATGAACATGCCCAACGGCCCCGCCGCGTACGTCGGTCTGGCCGTCGGCGCCCGCGCGGGTGTCCACACCCCGGTCAGCGCCTGCGCCTCCGGCGCCGAGGCGGTCGCCTACGGCCTGGACCTGATTCAGCTCGGGCGCGCCGACATCGTGGTGGTCGGCGGCACTGAGGCGTGTATCCACCCGCTGACCATTTCCGGCTTCGCCCAGATGCGCGCGATGTCCACCCGCAACGACGACCCGGAGCGGGCGTCGCGTCCCTATGACAAGAACCGCGACGGTTTCGTGCTCGGCGAGGGTGCCGGTGTTCTGGTCCTGGAGCGGCTGTCCTCGGCGAAATCCCGCGGCCGTGAGCCCTACGCGGTGCTCGGCGGCGCGGCGATGACCGCCGATTCCTACGACATCGTGCAGCCCGATCCCGACGGCAACGGCCAGGCCCGAGCGGCCCGGATCGCCATCGAGCGCTCGGGTATCGCGAAGTCAGACATCGTCCATGTGAACGCGCACGCGACGTCCACCCCGCTGGGTGACATGGCCGAGGCCAGGTGGATCGCGAAGTTGCTGGGCGATCAGACGATCGTTTCGGCCACGAAGTCGATGACCGGACACCTGCTCGGTGCAGCCGGGGCCATCGAGTCGGTGGCCACTGTCCTGGCGGTCGCCAACGACGTGATTCCCCCGACGATCAACCTCGACGATCCGGACGACGATCTGGTCATCGACGTGCCCCGCGAACCGCGGCACACGACCGTCACCGCCGCGATCAACGATTCCTTCGGTTTCGGAGGCCACAACGCCTCGCTGGTGTTCCACAAGCTCTGACGTTGAGGTTGCCCTCGTTGCTCGTCCTCTGACGTTGAGGTTGCCCTCGTTGCTCGTCCTCTGACGTTGAGGTTGCCCTCGTTGCTCGTCCTCTGACGTTGAGGTTGCCCTCGTTGTTCGTCCTCTGACGTTGAGGTTGCCCTCGTTGCTCGTCCTCTGACGTTGAGGTTGCCCTCGTTGTTCGTCCTCTGACGTTGAGGTTGCCCTCGTTGCTTGTCAGACGACTTTGTGGAAGAGAGTGACCGGGGAATTGTCGCCGGCTGTTCGGTAGGCCTCGAGTTCGGCGTCCCAGGACGACCCGAGCAGCTCGTGCAGGCCGTGGGCGTACTCCTCCGTGGACCGAGCTCTCGCCAGCAAACCGCGCAGCCTCTCCTCGCTCACGACGATGTCGCCGTTGGCTGACACTGCGCTGCGATGAAAACCACGCCCTGGGACGTAGGCCAGCCGTTCCCCGTCGGTGCTGTTGGTGCCGTTCTCCGTGACCTCGAACCGGAGCATCGGCCATGCTCGCAGCGACGCGGCCAGCCGCGCTGCCATGCCGACCGGGCCTACCCAGCTTGCTTCGGCGCGCAACTGTCCGGGCGCCGCGGGTTGCGCGGTCCACTCAAGCTTGCAGGGACGACCTAGTACGCCGGCCAGCGCCCACTCCACGTGGGGCCCGATGGCCGACGGGCAGGCGTGGATGAACACCACACCGGTTGTCGATGCAGCCACACCGGCAGCAGACATCGCGCACCTCCGCAACTTCGTCTGGCAACGTCTTCCCCAAGCGGTGCCCGACGATCACTCGTGCGGTGATACGTACGTGAACATTGTGGCCCATGAGGTACGTCAAAAGCTAGCCGAGCGCTTCACCTGATGATCATTTCTGCGGAGACTGCCCGAGAAGCGGACAAAATGGGCAACCTCAACGCTCCGCGGCGCGCAACAAGGGCAACCTCAACGGCCAGCGGCGCGCAACAAGGGCAACCTCAACGGCCAACGGCGCGCAACAAGGGCAACCTCAACGCCCCGCGGCGCGCAACAAGGGCAACCTCAACGCTCCGCGGCGCGCAACAAGGGCAACCTCAACGCTCCGCGGCGCGCAACAAGGGCAACCTCAACGCTCCGGGCGGGGATCAGCCGCCGCTCTTGCGCCGGAACTGGCGCTTGGCTCCCACGGGTCCGTGCGCCTCGTGAATCTTCGACGAGGCGGGCCCGGTCGATCCGACGCCGTCGGCATGCTGCTGTTGCTTACGGGCCAGCGCCTCGCGGAACGCCGCCTTCGGGTCCGTTCCCGCCTCGGACGTACCGGAGTCGGTGTCGGTCACGTCGGCTGCATCCGCTGTCTTCTCGTCCTTGGCCATGCAGCCACCCTGGCACGTTCCGTCCGGCGTGGCGAGTCCTTTCGACCGGCAACCTAGGATTCGCAGCGAACGGCTACACCGACTCTGCACCGACCGCACCGAGCACGAGGAGCCGCCGGGTGAACCACCACGTTCTGACCTTGGCCTGTCACGACCAGGTCGGCATCGTCCACGCCGTGACCGGCTACCTCGCGGCGCACGATTGCAACATCGTCGACTCCCAGCAGTTCGGGGACCCGGACGCCGCGCGGTTCTTCATGCGAGTTCACTTCACCTCGGAATACCTCGACAACACCGATCTGCGGATCGGGTTCGAGGCCACGGCCCATCGGTTCGCGATGGAGTGGCAGATTCACGACACCGCCGTCAAGCCCCGGGCCATGATCCTCGTGTCGAAGTTCGGGCACTGTCTCAACGATCTGCTCTACCGCGGACAGATCGGAGCGCTACCCGCCGAGATCTGCGCGATCGTGTCGAACCATCGCGACTTCGAGTCACTGGCCAATGCCTACGACGTGCCCTTCCACTACCTGCCGGTGAGTCCGGAGACCAAGGCTGAACAGGAGAAAGCGATCCTCGAGCTCGTCGAGGCCGAGCACGTCGACTTCGTGGTGCTGGCGCGGTACATGCAGGTGTTGTCGGACGAGCTCTGCCGGGCCCTGAGCGGGCGGGTGATCAACATTCACCACTCGTTCCTGCCGAGTTTCAAAGGCGCCCGCCCTTACCTGCAAGCCTATGACCGCGGCGTGAAGGTCATCGGCGCCACCGCCCATTACGTCACCGCCGATCTGGACGAGGGTCCGATCATCGAGCAGGAGATCGCCCGGGTCGACCACTCCTACTCCCCCGCCCGACTTGCCGCGGTCGGCCGGGACGTCGAGTCGCTGGCGCTGTCCCGCGCCGTGCACGCTCACGCCGAACACCGGGTCCTGCTCAACGGCAGCAAGACGGTCGTCTTCCGGTGAACCAGCCAAGGGGCCGACGCAGATGAGCCTTGAGCGGCAGGCCAGAAGTGCCCTGACACGCGCAGGCG is from Jatrophihabitans telluris and encodes:
- a CDS encoding biotin/lipoyl-containing protein, with product MTSPSKGIFTRVQGLDEGETVVGGGRIGTIRTDRDEIAVVAPASGVLVEWLKHDGDIVGAGLPVARLSTGTEG
- a CDS encoding beta-ketoacyl-ACP synthase III, which produces MPITTPAGPAGARIVSLGHYQPDYVVTNHDLIARGVETDDEWIKSRVGIAERRFAQHESLLDMAEAASSKAIANSGIPASDIDLVILATCTQLFAVPNGSAELAHRLGITSPGAYDLNAACAGFAYAVAAASSAIMTGQARNVLVVGAEKLSDWLDFTDRTTCIIFADGAGAAVITASDEIGIGPVVWGSDGANATAISTRPETHALIQDGQTVYRWATSTVGGVALEACERAGVRPDELAAFVPHQANLRIIDMVAKKLGATNAAIARDIVTSGNTSSASIPIAWSKMLERGEIPSGRPVLIVGFGAGLTYAGQVVLSP
- a CDS encoding acyl carrier protein, whose translation is MASNEEILAGMAEILNEVADVAPEDVTVEKSFTDDLDVDSLSMVEVAMAAEEKFGVKIPDEELPKLKTVGDAVSYIQANPA
- a CDS encoding beta-ketoacyl-[acyl-carrier-protein] synthase family protein, coding for MTENQTNTNDPVVVTGLGVTTPLGGDVATFWANLLAGKSGITALTEDWAEPLAVRIGGRMAVDPATVLPRVQARRMDRSEQAALVAAAQAWEDAGFKGTSEENDIDPSRVAVVIGTGIGGVTSLMEQHDIILAKGPSRVSPLMIPMNMPNGPAAYVGLAVGARAGVHTPVSACASGAEAVAYGLDLIQLGRADIVVVGGTEACIHPLTISGFAQMRAMSTRNDDPERASRPYDKNRDGFVLGEGAGVLVLERLSSAKSRGREPYAVLGGAAMTADSYDIVQPDPDGNGQARAARIAIERSGIAKSDIVHVNAHATSTPLGDMAEARWIAKLLGDQTIVSATKSMTGHLLGAAGAIESVATVLAVANDVIPPTINLDDPDDDLVIDVPREPRHTTVTAAINDSFGFGGHNASLVFHKL
- a CDS encoding DUF3145 family protein; its protein translation is MAASTTGVVFIHACPSAIGPHVEWALAGVLGRPCKLEWTAQPAAPGQLRAEASWVGPVGMAARLAASLRAWPMLRFEVTENGTNSTDGERLAYVPGRGFHRSAVSANGDIVVSEERLRGLLARARSTEEYAHGLHELLGSSWDAELEAYRTAGDNSPVTLFHKVV
- a CDS encoding DUF5302 domain-containing protein, which codes for MAKDEKTADAADVTDTDSGTSEAGTDPKAAFREALARKQQQHADGVGSTGPASSKIHEAHGPVGAKRQFRRKSGG
- the purU gene encoding formyltetrahydrofolate deformylase, which codes for MNHHVLTLACHDQVGIVHAVTGYLAAHDCNIVDSQQFGDPDAARFFMRVHFTSEYLDNTDLRIGFEATAHRFAMEWQIHDTAVKPRAMILVSKFGHCLNDLLYRGQIGALPAEICAIVSNHRDFESLANAYDVPFHYLPVSPETKAEQEKAILELVEAEHVDFVVLARYMQVLSDELCRALSGRVINIHHSFLPSFKGARPYLQAYDRGVKVIGATAHYVTADLDEGPIIEQEIARVDHSYSPARLAAVGRDVESLALSRAVHAHAEHRVLLNGSKTVVFR